The following coding sequences lie in one Streptococcus suis genomic window:
- a CDS encoding aldo/keto reductase: MQTVTLHNGVEMPTVGFGVFQIPDPENCQQVVEEAIRTGYRLIDTAQAYGNEEAVGHAIRNAGVPREELFITTKLWISDMNYQGAKEAFATSMEKLGLDYLDLYLLHQPVGDTFGAWRALEELYHEGKIRAIGVSNFKPDQIANLSLFNTVKPMVNQIELHVFHQKPEERAYLASKGIQVQSWGAFAEGKFDVFTNPVLTAIASKYGKTTAQVMLRFQLQSGIVSLSKSANPERVRQNFDIFDFGLTEEDMVAIQALNTDTTVFADHHQAQTIEALAGYVGKTF, encoded by the coding sequence ATGCAGACAGTTACACTACATAATGGAGTTGAGATGCCTACAGTTGGATTTGGGGTCTTCCAAATCCCAGATCCAGAAAATTGCCAGCAGGTTGTCGAAGAAGCCATTCGGACAGGTTATCGCCTGATTGACACAGCTCAGGCTTATGGAAATGAGGAAGCAGTTGGTCATGCCATTCGTAATGCTGGTGTGCCGCGAGAAGAACTGTTTATTACAACTAAATTATGGATCTCAGATATGAACTACCAAGGAGCCAAAGAAGCTTTCGCGACCTCTATGGAGAAGTTAGGTTTGGACTATCTGGATCTCTATCTACTCCATCAGCCAGTAGGTGATACCTTTGGAGCTTGGCGAGCTTTGGAGGAACTCTATCATGAAGGAAAAATCCGTGCAATTGGTGTGTCCAATTTTAAACCAGACCAGATTGCTAACCTATCTCTTTTTAATACTGTGAAGCCGATGGTCAACCAGATTGAACTACATGTGTTCCACCAAAAACCAGAAGAGCGGGCCTATCTGGCCAGCAAGGGAATTCAAGTTCAGAGTTGGGGAGCCTTTGCAGAAGGGAAATTTGATGTTTTTACCAATCCTGTTTTGACAGCTATTGCTAGCAAATATGGAAAAACAACTGCTCAGGTCATGCTCCGCTTCCAACTCCAGTCAGGCATTGTTTCCTTATCGAAATCTGCCAATCCAGAGCGTGTCCGTCAGAATTTTGACATCTTTGACTTTGGACTGACGGAAGAAGACATGGTGGCTATCCAAGCTCTAAATACAGATACGACAGTCTTTGCCGACCACCACCAAGCCCAAACCATTGAAGCTCTAGCAGGCTATGTAGGGAAGACCTTTTAA
- a CDS encoding IS1634 family transposase: MAFIKTTTNKEGRTHVYLVEGYRKDGKVKQRILKKYGLLDELEKDDPAILDRLKQEAKQGILTDKKTLTVDYDLLAPMYEPDKSYGWMVLDGLFEELELSHFLKSRPHKADYDLVQVLKLLVFQRILHPNSKLATYASQGDLFGDWSVSRNAIYRSLDLLNSLKEDLQLHLHKEVSRLTKREARLVFYDVTNYYFETDIPDSEEVSESGTILKEGLRRRGPSKEHRPKPIVQLGLFMDTNGIPISYKLFRGNQTDPVTYLPAVEEVKKQFGIERIVVVADKAMNSQNNVSAMEKQGDGWIFSQKHRGKRGAPKDIQEKILEESGWQFNQEITFAKKSYIRERKLGTKKDSPTVREKVLMTWSKKYEDRERIRREGALDYANKLTDAELFRQTSKKGGKKYLELSYLDKETGEVKPFSPLIRIDQEQVEFDAQFDGVHVLVTSETEMSDEAMLASYKELSKIEDCFRVTKMELESRPVYVWTEEHIQAHFLTCFIALVHLRLLQHQIDWKMSPERITSALNSAKATRLRDDYYRLQENSDMQELNKLLGFDWTNGIVKFETLKKYGKRPYTTKK; this comes from the coding sequence ATGGCATTTATCAAAACAACAACGAACAAAGAAGGTCGGACCCATGTCTACCTAGTCGAGGGATATCGTAAAGATGGCAAGGTCAAACAACGGATCCTAAAAAAATATGGCTTATTGGACGAACTTGAAAAAGACGATCCCGCTATTCTTGACCGATTAAAACAAGAAGCTAAGCAAGGGATTTTAACAGATAAGAAAACTCTAACAGTTGACTATGATTTGCTTGCTCCTATGTATGAACCAGATAAGTCTTATGGTTGGATGGTACTAGATGGTTTGTTTGAGGAATTGGAGTTATCTCATTTTTTAAAATCCCGACCTCATAAGGCTGACTACGACTTGGTTCAAGTGCTAAAGCTACTTGTCTTTCAGCGTATCTTACATCCGAATAGTAAACTTGCGACATATGCTTCTCAGGGTGATTTGTTTGGAGATTGGTCAGTTAGTCGCAATGCTATCTACCGTTCTTTGGATCTCTTGAACTCACTAAAAGAGGACCTTCAACTACATCTGCACAAGGAAGTAAGTCGACTGACAAAGCGTGAAGCTCGTCTGGTTTTCTATGATGTTACTAACTATTACTTTGAAACAGATATCCCTGATAGTGAAGAGGTATCAGAGAGCGGAACAATTCTCAAAGAGGGCTTGCGTAGGAGGGGACCGAGTAAGGAACACAGACCTAAGCCTATAGTGCAACTGGGATTGTTTATGGATACCAACGGTATTCCAATCAGCTATAAATTATTCAGAGGCAATCAGACAGACCCTGTGACTTATCTTCCTGCTGTTGAAGAAGTAAAGAAACAATTTGGGATTGAACGAATTGTAGTTGTGGCAGATAAGGCAATGAATAGTCAAAATAATGTTTCAGCTATGGAGAAGCAAGGAGATGGCTGGATCTTCTCACAAAAGCACCGTGGGAAACGTGGTGCTCCGAAGGATATTCAAGAAAAAATATTGGAAGAATCTGGTTGGCAGTTTAATCAAGAGATCACTTTCGCTAAAAAGTCTTACATTCGAGAGAGAAAACTTGGGACCAAGAAGGATTCTCCAACCGTTAGAGAAAAAGTACTAATGACCTGGTCAAAGAAATATGAAGATAGAGAACGGATTCGACGTGAAGGGGCTCTTGACTATGCCAATAAGCTAACTGATGCGGAATTGTTTCGACAAACGAGTAAGAAGGGCGGAAAGAAATATCTTGAATTGAGCTATTTGGATAAGGAAACCGGAGAGGTTAAACCATTTTCGCCACTTATCCGAATTGACCAAGAACAGGTCGAATTTGATGCTCAATTTGATGGAGTTCATGTCCTTGTGACCAGTGAGACTGAGATGAGCGATGAGGCTATGCTTGCTTCCTACAAGGAACTGTCTAAAATTGAGGATTGCTTCCGTGTAACTAAGATGGAGTTAGAAAGTCGTCCAGTCTATGTTTGGACAGAAGAACATATTCAAGCACACTTTTTAACATGCTTTATTGCCTTGGTTCACTTACGCTTACTCCAACATCAGATTGACTGGAAAATGAGTCCAGAACGGATTACTTCTGCTCTAAATAGTGCAAAGGCCACAAGATTGAGGGATGATTACTATAGGCTTCAAGAGAATTCCGATATGCAGGAGTTAAATAAGCTTTTGGGGTTTGATTGGACCAATGGAATTGTCAAATTTGAAACGCTTAAGAAGTATGGGAAACGTCCATACACAACAAAAAAATAA
- a CDS encoding IS630 family transposase (programmed frameshift) encodes MKLTIEQTKELKTYLKDKTYSPFHRRLQVILFRAEGLSYKEITNLIGYSKYTIWSLQRKYELEGISALVRETRGGRNRQYLTLQEEEAFLKEQLTASLNGEFVTINSLYEAYQKRVGHPTTKEGFYAILKRHGWRKVTPRPEHPKKADAETILASKNKIFIHENRKKRFKNSRRYHKVRLMYQDEAGFGRISKIGKAWAPKGVRPHVHSHYIREYRYCYGAVDAHTGESFFIIAGGCNTDWMNVFLKQLSEAYPDDYILLVMDNAVWHKSSTLEKPHNIGFEFIPPYTPEMNPIEQVWAEIRKRGFKNKAFKTLDDVINKLQEVIRELDWSILKPIVSRQWFKNT; translated from the exons ATGAAACTTACTATCGAACAAACGAAAGAATTAAAAACTTATTTGAAAGATAAAACCTATTCTCCATTTCATAGACGACTTCAAGTTATCTTGTTCAGAGCAGAAGGTCTTAGCTATAAGGAAATCACTAACCTCATCGGCTATTCAAAGTATACAATCTGGTCCTTACAGCGCAAGTACGAACTTGAGGGGATTTCAGCTCTAGTAAGAGAAACGCGAGGTGGACGGAACCGTCAATATTTAACCCTTCAAGAAGAGGAAGCGTTTCTAAAAGAACAGTTAACAGCCTCACTAAATGGCGAATTTGTGACGATAAACTCTCTCTATGAAGCTTATCAGAAACGGGTTGGACACCCTACGACCAAGGAAGGATTCTATGCCATTCTTAAACGCCATGGTTGGCGCAAAGTGACGCCAAGACCAGAACACCCTAAAAAAGCAGACGCCGAAACGATTCTAGCGTCTAAAAATAAAATCTTCATTCACGAAAACAGGAA AAAGCGCTTCAAGAATAGTCGTCGCTATCATAAAGTCAGGCTAATGTATCAAGATGAGGCGGGTTTCGGTCGGATCAGTAAAATTGGGAAGGCCTGGGCACCAAAAGGGGTGAGACCGCATGTACATAGTCACTATATTCGTGAGTATCGCTATTGCTATGGTGCTGTTGATGCCCATACAGGAGAGTCCTTCTTCATTATCGCTGGGGGCTGTAATACAGATTGGATGAATGTTTTTCTCAAACAACTATCTGAAGCTTATCCTGACGATTATATTTTATTAGTGATGGACAATGCCGTTTGGCATAAATCAAGTACCTTAGAGAAACCACATAATATTGGTTTTGAGTTTATTCCTCCCTATACTCCTGAAATGAATCCAATTGAACAAGTTTGGGCTGAGATTCGAAAGAGAGGGTTTAAGAATAAAGCTTTTAAAACACTAGACGATGTGATAAACAAGCTTCAAGAAGTAATACGAGAGTTAGATTGGTCTATTTTAAAACCAATTGTTAGTAGACAATGGTTTAAAAACACTTGA
- a CDS encoding peptide ABC transporter ATP-binding protein, producing MFSIQSIQKKFGKRSLFSDVTLDLQAGKVYALIGASGSGKTTLLNILAKLESYDAGDILYKGKELKKLKPHLFFREELGYLFQNFGLLESQTIRENLDLGLIGQKLSKDERKSRQEAALDAVGLSYLSLFQPIYELSGGEAQRVALAKVILKNPPLILADEPTAALDPKSSQEIMDILLSLKSPDRLIVIATHNPLIWERADLIIKMEDL from the coding sequence ATGTTTTCTATCCAATCAATTCAAAAGAAATTTGGGAAGCGCAGCTTGTTTTCTGATGTAACGCTAGACTTGCAGGCTGGAAAGGTCTATGCTTTGATAGGTGCCAGTGGTAGTGGAAAAACGACCTTGCTGAATATTTTAGCCAAGTTGGAGTCCTATGATGCAGGTGATATTCTCTACAAGGGAAAGGAATTGAAAAAGTTGAAGCCCCATCTCTTTTTTAGGGAGGAATTAGGCTATCTCTTTCAGAATTTTGGTCTTTTAGAAAGTCAGACAATCAGAGAAAATCTGGATTTGGGACTGATTGGTCAGAAATTGTCCAAAGACGAAAGGAAATCGAGGCAGGAAGCGGCACTTGATGCAGTTGGTCTGTCTTATCTGAGCCTGTTCCAGCCTATCTATGAACTCTCAGGAGGAGAAGCCCAGCGGGTAGCTCTTGCTAAAGTCATCCTGAAAAATCCTCCATTGATTTTAGCAGATGAGCCGACGGCTGCCTTAGATCCTAAGAGCTCTCAAGAAATTATGGATATTTTGTTATCCTTGAAGAGCCCAGATCGGCTAATTGTGATTGCGACCCATAATCCTTTGATTTGGGAGCGAGCAGACCTTATCATAAAAATGGAAGACTTGTAA
- a CDS encoding colicin V production protein, with translation MISLAIILILAWSFYIGYSRGLVLQAFYSMGSIIALVVATATYKKLASFLYLWVPFANATQGSSNYYFDEKYLFDLDMVFYAGLAFLLIYVLVYAIVRFIGIFVHLLEAFNPDTKTTNLISGALAVLVTFISLQIVMVLLSTIPLAMIQDKLHSSFLANIMIQYTPFTSSFLKSLWLSNIAG, from the coding sequence ATGATTTCATTAGCAATTATTCTCATTTTGGCATGGAGTTTCTACATTGGCTACAGTCGTGGTCTAGTTCTACAGGCGTTTTATAGCATGGGAAGTATTATTGCTCTGGTGGTTGCAACGGCTACTTATAAAAAATTGGCATCCTTCCTTTATCTCTGGGTGCCATTTGCCAATGCTACTCAGGGGAGCTCCAACTATTATTTTGATGAGAAATATCTCTTTGACCTAGATATGGTATTTTATGCGGGATTGGCCTTTCTTTTGATATACGTCTTGGTTTATGCTATTGTGCGTTTCATAGGAATATTTGTCCATCTATTAGAGGCTTTTAATCCTGATACAAAAACGACCAATCTCATAAGCGGCGCCTTGGCTGTCTTGGTGACTTTTATCTCTCTTCAGATTGTCATGGTCTTGCTATCAACTATTCCGTTAGCGATGATTCAAGATAAATTGCACAGTAGTTTTCTTGCCAACATCATGATTCAGTACACACCATTCACTAGTAGCTTTTTAAAATCTCTCTGGTTGAGTAATATAGCAGGGTAA
- a CDS encoding peptide methionine sulfoxide reductase → MKEIYLAGGCFWGMEGYFSQIDGILDTSVGYANGQVETTNYQLLKQTDHAETLYLAYDEVRISLREILLYYFRVIDPFSVNQQGPDKGRQYRTGIYYTDEADLPTIEQVMTEQSQLFGGRPLAVEVEPLAHYIPAEDYHQDYLKKNPQGYCHIDLGQAKIPLIDVADYQKPDQQVLKDSLTDLQYQVTQEAATERPFENEFWNSDQAGIYVDITTGEPLFLSTDKFDSGCGWPSFTKPISKEVATYFQDLSHGMNRIEVRSRAGHAHLGHVFDDGPRDKGGLRYCINSAALRFIPREEMEAAGYGLFLDLLK, encoded by the coding sequence ATGAAAGAAATCTACCTAGCAGGCGGTTGTTTCTGGGGGATGGAAGGCTACTTTTCCCAGATCGATGGTATTCTTGACACCAGCGTTGGCTATGCCAATGGACAGGTGGAGACGACCAATTATCAACTCCTCAAACAAACAGACCACGCAGAAACGCTCTATCTAGCCTATGATGAAGTCCGTATTAGCTTGCGGGAAATTCTCCTCTACTATTTCCGCGTCATTGATCCTTTCTCTGTCAATCAGCAGGGACCTGACAAGGGGCGCCAGTATCGGACTGGTATCTATTACACAGATGAGGCTGATTTGCCGACCATCGAGCAAGTCATGACGGAGCAGTCCCAGCTCTTTGGCGGACGCCCCCTAGCCGTTGAAGTGGAGCCACTCGCACATTACATCCCCGCCGAAGACTACCATCAGGATTATCTCAAGAAAAATCCCCAAGGGTACTGCCATATCGATCTTGGGCAGGCAAAAATCCCACTGATTGATGTTGCAGACTACCAAAAGCCAGATCAACAAGTCTTAAAAGACAGCTTGACCGACCTCCAGTATCAAGTCACTCAAGAAGCTGCGACGGAAAGACCCTTCGAAAATGAGTTTTGGAATAGCGACCAAGCTGGTATCTACGTCGATATTACGACTGGCGAGCCCCTCTTTCTCTCGACAGACAAATTCGACTCAGGCTGCGGCTGGCCCTCCTTTACCAAACCAATCAGCAAGGAAGTTGCGACTTATTTCCAAGATCTTTCCCACGGCATGAACCGCATCGAAGTCCGCAGTCGGGCTGGACATGCTCATCTTGGTCACGTCTTTGACGACGGACCACGTGATAAAGGCGGTCTCCGTTACTGTATCAACTCAGCAGCCCTTCGCTTCATACCGAGAGAGGAAATGGAAGCAGCAGGATATGGCCTGTTTTTGGATTTGCTTAAATAA
- a CDS encoding MerR family transcriptional regulator: MKEVAEELGLSHDTIRYYERIGLLQVPRDKNGYRQFDQQSIDWLFLVKMLRKSGMSIESLVDYVGLVRQGDSTIAARKAILQEQEERLKEQIAQQEAVLEMLSHKVATYDSQLLHFEQERLDKGE; the protein is encoded by the coding sequence ATGAAAGAAGTGGCGGAGGAATTGGGTTTATCCCATGATACTATTCGCTATTATGAACGAATCGGGCTTTTACAGGTGCCGCGAGACAAAAACGGCTACCGGCAATTTGACCAACAGTCGATTGACTGGCTCTTTTTGGTCAAAATGCTCCGTAAGTCTGGGATGTCCATTGAAAGCTTGGTGGATTATGTCGGTCTAGTACGACAGGGAGATAGCACCATCGCTGCTCGAAAGGCGATTTTACAGGAGCAGGAAGAGCGGTTGAAGGAGCAAATTGCTCAGCAAGAAGCCGTGTTGGAGATGCTGAGTCATAAGGTAGCGACCTATGATAGTCAGTTGTTACACTTTGAACAGGAACGATTAGACAAAGGAGAATAA
- the trxA gene encoding thioredoxin, whose translation MVQVITDANFEVETQEGVVLVDFWAPWCGPCRMQAPILEQLAGEVDEDELRIYKMDVDENPNTARQFGIMSIPTLLFKKDGQVVKQVAGVHTKDQIKAILAEIG comes from the coding sequence ATGGTTCAAGTTATTACAGATGCAAACTTTGAAGTTGAAACACAAGAAGGTGTAGTCCTTGTTGACTTTTGGGCACCATGGTGTGGTCCTTGTCGTATGCAGGCACCAATTTTGGAGCAATTAGCAGGTGAAGTGGATGAAGATGAATTGCGCATCTACAAGATGGATGTAGATGAAAATCCCAACACAGCTCGTCAGTTTGGAATCATGTCTATCCCAACCCTCTTGTTCAAAAAAGATGGACAGGTTGTGAAACAGGTTGCCGGTGTACACACCAAAGACCAAATCAAAGCAATCTTAGCAGAGATTGGTTAA
- a CDS encoding endonuclease MutS2 — MNNKIIETLEFHKVRQKIEPYLLTEQGFEELRQLEPMVEVHRIQQAFDELTDIAQIFVENPYFSLAATSDIGPAMRRLELDTDLNIAELLAVKKVLEVSKSLLDFYGNLENVSLSQLDKLFEKIELFPHLQGSLQSINDAGFVEDFASEKLARIRRKIREAEDQVRQVMQDILKTKGDMLSDSILASRNGRNVLPVKNTYRNKIAGVVHDISASGSTVYIEPRAVVTLNEEISHLRAEERHELNRILQELSDMLRPHSGVIRNNAWLIGHIDFVRAKHLFARDHQAVVPKLSEKQDIALLNVRHPLIAKPVPNDLYFGSQLTAIVITGPNTGGKTIMLKTLGLTHLMAQSGLPILADEGSRVAIFKEIFADIGDEQSIEQSLSTFSSHMTHTVEILRAADQDSLILFDELGAGTDPQEGASLAMAILDDLRLRGIKTMATTHYPELKAYGIETSGIENASMEFDSNSLRPTYKFMQGVPGRSNAFEIARRLGLSDIIIQSAQSWTDTDSDVNRIIEKLESQTVESRRRLDKIREVEQENFKMNRALRKLYDELNRERENELNKARLEAKEIVDLALAESEGILKNLHAAASLKPHQIIEAKAELKKLAPEVVDLSKNKVLKKAKIQRAAKVGDDIIVTAYGQRGTLTNQLKDGRWEAQVGLIKMTLAKDEFELVKAEKAEQPKKRQVHTVKRANVRGPKARLDLRGKRYEEAMMELDEFIDQALLNNLAQVDIVHGIGTGVIREGVTKYLRRNKQVKEFGYAPQNAGGSGCTIVTFK; from the coding sequence ATGAATAATAAGATTATTGAAACCCTTGAATTTCACAAGGTTAGACAGAAAATTGAGCCCTATCTCTTGACGGAACAGGGCTTTGAAGAATTGCGACAGTTGGAGCCCATGGTGGAAGTCCACCGTATCCAACAGGCCTTTGACGAGTTGACAGATATAGCGCAGATTTTTGTGGAAAATCCCTATTTCAGTCTGGCTGCTACGAGTGACATCGGTCCAGCCATGCGTCGTTTGGAATTGGATACAGACCTCAATATCGCTGAATTATTAGCTGTTAAAAAGGTCTTGGAAGTTTCTAAATCTCTCTTGGACTTTTATGGAAATCTGGAAAATGTCAGTCTTAGCCAGCTGGATAAACTCTTTGAGAAGATTGAGCTTTTTCCACATTTACAAGGCTCCCTCCAGTCCATCAATGATGCCGGTTTTGTAGAGGATTTTGCCTCAGAAAAGCTGGCTCGTATCCGCCGGAAAATCCGTGAAGCTGAAGACCAAGTTCGTCAGGTCATGCAGGATATTTTGAAGACCAAGGGCGACATGCTGTCCGATAGTATTTTGGCAAGCCGTAATGGACGCAATGTCCTTCCTGTTAAAAATACCTATCGCAATAAGATTGCGGGTGTAGTCCATGATATCTCCGCCTCAGGTTCGACCGTTTATATTGAGCCGCGGGCAGTGGTGACCTTGAACGAAGAAATCAGTCACCTACGTGCAGAAGAACGCCATGAGCTCAACCGTATCTTGCAGGAATTGTCGGATATGCTCCGTCCGCATAGTGGCGTGATTCGTAACAATGCCTGGCTTATCGGGCATATTGATTTCGTCCGTGCTAAGCATCTCTTTGCGCGTGATCATCAAGCAGTTGTACCCAAACTATCTGAGAAGCAGGATATTGCCCTTCTCAACGTTCGGCATCCGCTCATTGCTAAGCCTGTACCAAATGACCTTTATTTCGGTAGTCAGTTGACAGCTATCGTGATAACAGGTCCCAACACAGGTGGTAAGACCATCATGCTTAAGACCTTGGGATTGACCCATCTGATGGCCCAGTCTGGTTTGCCTATCTTGGCTGATGAGGGCAGTCGGGTAGCTATCTTCAAAGAAATTTTTGCGGATATTGGGGATGAACAGTCGATTGAGCAGAGTTTATCAACCTTCTCCAGTCACATGACCCACACGGTGGAAATTTTAAGAGCAGCTGATCAAGATTCTCTCATTCTATTTGACGAGTTGGGAGCTGGGACAGATCCGCAGGAGGGTGCGTCGCTGGCAATGGCTATTTTGGATGACCTTCGTCTGCGGGGGATCAAGACCATGGCGACCACCCACTACCCTGAGCTTAAGGCCTACGGGATAGAAACCTCTGGTATTGAAAATGCCAGCATGGAGTTTGATAGCAATAGCCTGCGTCCGACCTATAAGTTTATGCAGGGTGTTCCTGGTCGCTCCAATGCCTTTGAAATTGCCCGCCGTCTTGGTCTATCTGATATTATTATCCAGTCAGCCCAATCTTGGACGGATACAGATAGCGATGTGAACCGCATTATCGAGAAATTGGAAAGTCAGACGGTTGAAAGTCGCCGTCGCCTAGATAAGATTCGCGAGGTGGAGCAAGAAAATTTCAAGATGAACCGCGCTCTTCGTAAACTCTATGACGAGCTCAATCGTGAGCGGGAAAATGAGCTCAACAAGGCACGCTTGGAAGCCAAGGAAATTGTTGATCTAGCTTTGGCAGAAAGCGAGGGCATTCTCAAGAATCTTCATGCTGCAGCTAGTCTTAAGCCCCACCAGATTATCGAAGCCAAGGCAGAGCTGAAAAAGTTGGCACCTGAAGTAGTCGATTTGTCCAAGAATAAGGTGCTGAAAAAAGCCAAAATCCAGCGAGCTGCCAAGGTGGGCGATGATATTATCGTTACAGCTTATGGGCAACGTGGGACCTTGACCAATCAGCTCAAGGACGGGCGTTGGGAAGCTCAGGTTGGCTTGATTAAGATGACCTTGGCCAAAGATGAGTTTGAGTTAGTCAAGGCGGAAAAGGCAGAGCAACCTAAGAAACGTCAGGTACACACGGTCAAACGCGCTAATGTACGAGGACCAAAAGCTCGCTTAGATCTCCGTGGTAAACGCTACGAAGAGGCTATGATGGAGCTGGATGAATTTATCGACCAGGCCCTTCTCAATAACCTAGCCCAAGTCGATATTGTCCACGGTATTGGTACTGGAGTTATCCGAGAAGGGGTGACCAAGTACCTACGCCGCAACAAGCAGGTCAAGGAGTTCGGCTATGCCCCACAAAATGCAGGTGGCTCAGGCTGTACTATTGTGACGTTTAAATAG
- the treR gene encoding trehalose operon repressor: MKKYQEIYNDLKEKIRTNVYPAESSLPTEQQLQEIYGVSRDTVRKALAILTEGGLIQKVQGRGSMVLKQEILNFPVSGLTSYQELTNVLQLSTKTDVVSLDMITVNSSLSHLTDFEPYSKVWKVVRTRSIDGKVSVVDTDYLAVDVVPELTTAIAEKSIYEYLENKLGLDIAYAQKEITVEPTSREERDLMQIQDDYLVLIKSRVYLGDTRQFQYTESKHKIDKFRFVDFARRKHSL; the protein is encoded by the coding sequence ATGAAAAAATACCAAGAAATTTATAATGACTTAAAAGAAAAAATACGGACAAATGTTTATCCGGCAGAAAGCTCCCTACCGACAGAACAGCAGCTTCAGGAAATCTATGGTGTTAGTCGTGATACGGTTCGTAAGGCGTTGGCGATTTTGACTGAGGGAGGTTTGATTCAAAAAGTGCAAGGGCGTGGTTCAATGGTCCTTAAGCAAGAAATTCTCAATTTCCCAGTTTCAGGTTTAACTTCCTATCAGGAATTGACAAATGTTCTCCAGCTTTCTACCAAGACAGATGTTGTCAGCTTAGATATGATTACCGTTAATAGTAGCCTTTCGCATTTGACAGACTTTGAGCCGTATAGCAAGGTGTGGAAAGTTGTCCGTACACGTTCAATTGACGGTAAGGTCTCCGTTGTGGATACAGATTATCTTGCTGTCGATGTCGTGCCAGAGTTGACAACTGCTATTGCTGAAAAATCCATCTATGAATACCTAGAAAATAAGTTAGGCCTTGATATTGCTTATGCACAAAAAGAGATTACGGTAGAGCCGACCAGTCGAGAAGAACGAGATTTGATGCAGATTCAGGATGATTATCTGGTGTTGATAAAATCCAGGGTCTACTTAGGAGATACGCGACAATTTCAATACACTGAAAGTAAGCACAAGATTGATAAATTCCGCTTTGTAGATTTTGCTCGTAGAAAGCATTCTTTATAG